Proteins encoded in a region of the Novibacillus thermophilus genome:
- the argJ gene encoding bifunctional glutamate N-acetyltransferase/amino-acid acetyltransferase ArgJ yields MKNSVLTTEDGNANETSAEFSVVEEPDVTAPRGFRAAGVHCGVRRKRLDLGLIVCDVPAVTAAVYTTNTFQAAPLKVTQSSLQVDGKMQAIVVNSGNANACTGVEGEQDAYRMQAEAARVIGIPPHYVGVASTGVIGERLPMDKISKGIQELKPQKDISASDDFCQSILTTDTCVKKVHVTVKVDGVDVQVAGAAKGSGMIQPNMATMLGFITTDAVIEPSALEHLLRSTTDATYNMIAVDGDTSTNDMVIAMASGLAGHQALHEGHPDWAAFATAFHYVNEQLAKAIARDGEGATKLIEVRVTGAASCEMARQTAKAVIGSNLVKTAVFGADPNWGRIICAVGYSDVPVQPDNVDIAIGGIPVVRRSFPVDYDEAKVAEAMKHDPVVIDVDLHQGKEEATAWGCDLTYDYVRINSSYRT; encoded by the coding sequence ATGAAAAACAGCGTGCTCACAACGGAAGACGGGAACGCAAACGAAACATCGGCTGAGTTCAGCGTAGTAGAAGAGCCTGATGTGACCGCTCCCCGCGGTTTTAGAGCGGCCGGAGTTCACTGCGGCGTCAGGCGCAAGCGCTTGGACTTAGGTCTGATCGTGTGTGATGTCCCTGCAGTGACGGCGGCCGTGTACACGACGAACACGTTTCAAGCAGCGCCGCTGAAGGTGACGCAATCCAGCTTGCAAGTTGACGGCAAAATGCAAGCCATCGTCGTCAACAGCGGCAACGCTAACGCGTGCACGGGCGTTGAAGGTGAGCAGGACGCTTACCGCATGCAGGCGGAGGCCGCCCGGGTCATCGGCATACCGCCCCACTACGTCGGAGTGGCGTCGACAGGGGTGATCGGTGAACGGTTGCCGATGGACAAAATTTCCAAGGGGATTCAAGAACTTAAGCCGCAAAAAGACATCTCCGCCTCCGATGACTTTTGCCAGTCCATATTAACGACGGACACGTGTGTAAAAAAAGTTCACGTGACGGTCAAAGTTGACGGGGTAGACGTACAAGTGGCCGGGGCGGCAAAAGGTTCGGGGATGATTCAACCGAACATGGCGACGATGCTCGGGTTTATCACGACAGACGCTGTCATTGAACCTTCTGCTTTAGAACACCTGCTCCGGTCGACAACGGATGCGACGTACAACATGATCGCCGTCGACGGGGACACGAGCACGAACGACATGGTCATCGCCATGGCGAGTGGCCTGGCAGGGCACCAGGCGCTCCATGAAGGGCACCCAGATTGGGCGGCGTTTGCCACTGCCTTTCACTATGTCAACGAACAGCTGGCGAAGGCGATTGCCCGCGACGGAGAAGGGGCGACGAAGCTGATCGAAGTGCGTGTAACGGGCGCGGCAAGTTGTGAAATGGCGCGGCAGACGGCGAAAGCGGTGATCGGTTCCAACTTGGTCAAAACGGCCGTGTTCGGCGCTGATCCCAACTGGGGACGCATCATCTGCGCTGTCGGATACAGTGACGTTCCCGTCCAACCGGACAACGTGGACATTGCCATCGGTGGAATTCCCGTCGTCCGCCGCAGCTTCCCCGTCGATTACGATGAGGCGAAAGTGGCGGAAGCGATGAAACACGACCCGGTCGTCATTGACGTTGACTTGCACCAGGGGAAAGAAGAGGCGACGGCCTGGGGCTGTGATCTCACGTATGACTACGTGCGCATCAATTCCAGTTACCGGACGTGA